In Huiozyma naganishii CBS 8797 chromosome 5, complete genome, the genomic window CGATGAGGAAGTCGAGGaggaaaataaagaaacaCACCAGGAAttgaatttggaaaacgttAAGGAGGATAACGGCTCCGAAATTGTCTATGAGGCAAACAGCAGTGATAGTGATTCTGCTAGCTCTAGTGATAGCGACTAGAACATAAATATATGTAGCATCACATTTCAATATACGCTACGTATTATCTTGTATAATAATAGTATATTAGACGGCACAATTGCATTTTATTTCGTTCATCCTGCAAAGCAGGTTACGTTCTGGCTCCCATTTTTCTAGTCAACTTTTATACAGTGGGATTAAACAGATTGGCAGACAAGTTATTTGTATTTACACACGAATACGAGATATATCTGTTTCGCAAGTTAGTACGACATAGTATAAAGTCACGAAACCCTCTTTTATTGCCAATCCTGCAAACCCTTTCAGCGTAAATATTCCGGTATCGATCTTCGAGTGTTGTCCATTGCTGCCAGCCACTCAACTGTTTTTCAATTAATGCTGTCCATCGCCACTATTACAAAGAACAAAACCGCACTGTATTAGTCTCTTAACATTTGGAAGTCGGGGCTGTCCATAAACATAATCGAATTTTATATCTCAATTTTACATTGTGGCGTTTGTAACATGCGTACGTCCACGTTAACTGAACCCAAAGCGCAAATATCCATCCTCCACCTTAgtgagaaaaaaatgcCAATAAAACGAGGAGTTTCGAATGAAGAGTGTCTGTTGAGTTCTCCGGTTATCTCCTATATGTCACAACTGAGCTAAACTTTGTGGGATATTAGTGCTAACAGTTAAGTGACCGTGAGCGGGAATGCGCCTTCTATTACGTAACCCCCCATTTTCGTACAAAAATATTTCACCGTATTAAACACCAAATAATTCCTTTATTAGGTCGTCTATTTCGTGACTCAACGTGAAATCTTGGTTGTACACTAGATTTTGGATGGGCTCTTCTTTCAACTTTGCAGGAAGAATATACTGTGGATACAGTTTTTCATGGAAAATTCGCAGAAAGAGTCTGAATGAATTGTCCCAACGGGGGCTGTCAATGATTTGTAACTTCCTCAAACAACTTATTGCCAGAAGGCATGCGTAAAGCTGATACAAAGTGGCCTTTTCATAGTTGTGGAACTTGTGGCTAAAATTTGTAAACAACGTTTGTAAATCATCGATGATCTCAATAACTACTACTCGGGACTCTTCACTTTCCTCAATGAATGGTTTGTTGAAGGTAAGAAGAACAATATAGTAGTAGTACCAGAAGTACGATACAGTTGGATCAGTGGACACGTCTTCATCCTTGATCAATTCTTGACTCCATAATAAAAATTCCGGCAGTGATTGTCTCCAACTGTAAACTTGATTGTTGAAAGTTGCCAAGTATTCTAACCTAGCAGTATTGTCCTGAGACTCGATGAAAATCTTGGAGATGAATATTTGAACAATACGGGACAAAATgatcaaatttttcagcgGTAGTGCTACTTGTAAGACGTGTCCACCAATGAATCTGAACTCTTCTGTACCCTCCACCTCAGGAAGTTCATCCGATGCTGGAATAGTGGAGTTACTCACGCTCAACGTGGATGTCCTTCCCAACATCAGGCATATGAAATGATCCGCAATATAGCACCCCCAGTAAATCCTTGAACGAATTTCCAATTCACTTTTCGTTAGTTTCCCTTTACCATTATCGTCTGCATCTGTATACCAGACTTCAGGGTCTAGCTGGAACCCCATCTCGTAACCGACTCTGATGGCAAGACCACTGAAATACCATGCCAGTTGGTTATTCCCTTTTCCTAACTCGTAAAAGGCGAGACACAGCAACGCTTGAACAGTTGTAATAGAGGTAACGCTGTTTTCATCAAACACGAGCTTCAACAACGCGGTTTTGCTCTTCTCGTAGTACATTTCTGAAAAGTCCTGCAGTTCCAGTGATAGACGGGACCCAATCGCACACACGGCATATATCAATTCCATAGAGCAGTATTCTGATGTCGAATAGTCATCCTCAGCATGGTTGAAAAACCCGTACAAGAAACTCTCTCTGTGCATGAATATGAAATGTCCTGGGTACAACCATCGGTAAAAATTGGAGAGTGACTGAAGTATTTTTGGGTCTGTATTGATTCTGTTAGAGTCACTGGAAGAAATTCGCTTAATTACAGTAGTCTTTAAGTCGGCAATACGGTTGTGTGCTTGCGCCTGATTTATTGACGGGTGTGTAGGTCCCGTAGAGTCCATTGAATCTGGAGTTTGTGACCTCGTAGACGGCGTGATAGAGTCTGTCGATGCAAGTGACGCGGATGAGTTTGAACTGTACGCCCCGGGGCGCACTTTATAAGTGACTGGTCCCTCTGGGTACAAACTGCCCTTCACAAGCGTCTTCTTGGGTTTCCTTTCTGCAGAATCTGCGTGCTCCAAGTGTCTCAATTGGCGAGCTGAGATATCAGCCTGTTCTATGTGAAGAGGGGGCAAGATAGTAATTTTTGATTTATTTGGCACAGGGGCAGGCATAGCAGTACTATGAGATGGGGCACTCACAGtagcaacagcagcagcggcgGAAGCGGCGGCGTCGCTGTGGAATGTTGGATCTGGAGTGGCAGTAGCACTCGCGTCTACATTTGAGATAACGTCGCCAATCATCATGCTGTTCAACACTTGCTCATTGTTTGGATACAGCTTATCAACAACTGCCTTCAAATTGGACTCCAAGTATGCACAGTGTGCCTCCAGCGACTTGACGTATCCGGAGGTGTACCGTTTCTTGCGCAGATCGTCCTCGTTCACGTTGCACTCAATCTCGAGCCGAGTGCAGTTCCCACAGGGGAACCCCAAGTCACACTTCTTCCGGCGCTTCCTGCAGTTGGAGCAGGACAGCCTTTTCTTACCAGTTGGCCCCAGCACGGGCGTCCTCCTCTCGCCGTCAAAATCACTGTTCCCGGGCCCTGTGGGAAAGTGCATCCCACTGCTCACTGTATCCTCACGCATCAGAAAGAGGAGGGAACTGCTAGACACAAATTGCACCACAGATCGGTCTCACAGATGCCCACCACACAAGCGATAATTTGTTTATCAGTCACCGATGAACAATCGTCGATGAGTCTTTTGCTGATaattaaaataaaattgtGAGTACGGCGTTTACAGCAACATCTGACACTATACATCAAGATACAACTGCTATATACTGTGCGAGAGATCTCCAGAGTCCCCTCCGATTCCGTAGGGCGTGTTGCTCTGACAAGGCTACAACTCGTCGTGGAGCAGGTCGAATTCGTCAACATCTTCTTGCACTTCTTGTGGTTGCTTTCCAGCCTGTTGGGTTTTCTCGCGCTGACTTCCCGTGCGATTGAATGCGTCTGCCTCTGCCTCTGCGGCGGCCTTGATAGACTGCAAGGTCGCGTCCACTTTACTCTGGTCGAAAGCTAACGGTTCTCTagttgatttcttcaaggcACCAATGGGCATTTGGCCCTGGACATCGTTCAGTAAATCTTGGCCGATGTTGACGAGCGAGTTCTGGTCTGCTGACAGTCTCTGGTAGTGGATCCGGAACACTTCCCCTCCAGAGAGAGCGCGGACCCGGTCCATGTGTACTACAAAGGCCGGTTCAGCGGAATAGAACGCGAACCCTGTCTCCTCCTTGAGTTTCTTCCAGTACCCTTCATCCCAGTAACCTTTCCCCTTCATTCTGAACATGTTCACGGGTCTCTTCGATTTCATCGTGGACCGCAGCATCAGAACAGGATCCACTGGCGTTGATGTAGGCGCCATGTACACCAAATGGTGGACGCTCCTTGGGAATAACACGTCCAACAATAAAACTCTCGCTACATTGGTCCTCCGCTCAATGAACCTTTGGGGTCTTATCCATACCGGCCAGCTATAACTGATAAACCGAACTTCGACATTCAGCTCCGCGTTGTTGTTAACAGCGTCCACAAAACGGTAAAGTGACTTCGAGTAGAAAGATTCTGACAGTAGCCAAAACACGATCCTCTCGCTTCTTGAAGTGGCAATCTTCAAGATCATATCCTTGTagatctcctcctcttccaagCTGGACAAAACGGTGAAAACGTTTGTTGCGTCATCGATAGCCACCACATCTTCCCTTACATCCACATCTTCATGCTCTTCCAATGTGACGAGTACACGTACAGGATCGAAAGTGTCCACAGAAAACCGATCGGACAGAACAAATTCAGAATTGAACTGGGTGGACATGCCCTTTACTTCGAAACGAGGGTCTGTGCTACGGATCGTGTAGTTCTGCGCGAGTGTCTTGACATGAAACTGAGCGTAACCAAATGTCTCCATTGTAGTCGCATTGCCGACAGAAATCCCAGCAGAGTCTAACAACTCCAACGAGACTCCTCCAATACTATTGACACTCCCTTGCGATAACTTCCTATCTTTGTCGAAGCAGTAAACTTCGATCACGATGCTTTCCAATGTGGTAATATTAGACATAACAAACGTTTTAGGGACATCCACTTCCACGTCGTAGGATGACAAGACATCAGTGGATAGTTGAACATCCCTGTCCGGTAGGTATACTCTCTGATTGGGGACCACTTTTAGTTCCAAAGTGGGTAGCAGAACAATCTCTATGTCAACAAAGGACAAATTTTGCAGCATGGGAATCAGagccaaaattttttgggtCCTCTCTTCTACTGGATCAACAACCAGGGTCACAAGAACCGGTTTACTTTTGTCTTTGCTCTCGAAAGTAGTGAAATTGTTAATCATGACATGCCCTTGTAAATCCAACCTGCTTAACGTCGTCTCTGTGGTAAACTCAAACCCTTTACGATTAATCTGCAGACTATGGTAGTATGTCTTGGCAAGAATAGAAGACACTACTTCATAAGTGTTCGGATCAGAAATTTCTTCGTGATCTTCAGGGACTAGTCCTTCTAGAGCACGAACCATATCCAGAGTTCTCTGCGCCTCTCTCTTAACAATGGCTTCAAAGTGCTCTTTGCTAGGAATCTCGTCTTTATTAAAATGAATGAATCTACCATTGAGAACCATAAACCGACCAGCTTCCAAAAATTCGAGGGCAATATCGGGCAACCATTGCTTTATCCAGTTTAGATTAACGCCCAAAGAACGCCTTTTCTGCTGTTTAAAGGACGTTATAGTTTTCCTTAGGCTCTTTTTCATATCACTACCAGATTTGGCCAGCGCTGTTTTCACAGAAAGCCAATTCCCATCCTTAGCTTCGCCTGTGTGGATTACTCTTACACGGACTCCAGAAAACTTGACAGTAATCATGTTGTATAGTCTTTGTAGAGCTGACAAAGTACCGAAATCATCGACCAAAGAAATCGTGTGTaagattttgaagttcttaTTTTTGGTTGTACTCGACAACTCTATCCCGCAGTTTGTTAATGCGTCATTGTCCATAACAGTGTACAATGCATCAGAGAAATAGTCTGGTGTGTACTTGTGGTGCTTCAAGGTTGCAGATTTCAGATGCAAAAGACCCCTGACGTCTATATTACCTGTAGTGaaatcttcctcttttctCCGTCTTTCCAGCTTGAATTTAATTTGCTCGACGTCCCGTTTGATAACTTTGGCCAAAAGATAATGCCAGGCATTTTTCTGGAAGGGGAAAATTTCACCATCGATGATGATAGCGGTGTCATCGATATCCAAATAGGATAACAACTCGGAGTTATCTGGATGAGGGAACTTGCTATCCAAAGGTAAATCCTTCTCTGCGATCAAGTCGACGAAAAACTCTTTCAATTGGCTCAAGCTCTGTTCTTTCAATTTGTAAATCGTGGAAAGTACCTTTTCAGATTCCTTATTAGTAATGGGGAGTAATCCTAGTCTTTGTGGGTACCCCTGTGATACAACATCCAGAACTCTTACCAAAGCGGTCAATGCATCGCTATTAACCGTTCCCTCCTCCAGATTGCTAAAATCAATGACAAACACGAGTTCATTCCAGTTTTGTCTAAACTCTGGGATTTCGCCAAACTTGgtcttttcaaagaactgtGAAGCATCGTTTCGCAATTCGTTGTAAACGTCGTCCTTTTCAATATCGTTAAAGTAGATCACATTGTGAGAGAATGCTGGAATCCTATGTGCGTCCACTTTTATAGGTTGCAACTCTTGCATAGTTGGCATAGAAATTTCAGAGAACAGGTTAACTAAATTTCTTGCATCATGATATGCAAAACCGGGGATCGCCTTATGCAGTGCCTTTGTCAGAAGTTTCAAACGGTCGTATTCCACTTGGACAAGATTGACCAGAGAGTAAGGATCCAACGAAGTGAGTTTAATGTTTTGACCGTTGACAAACAACCCTAGGAGGAAGTAATCTATCCCATACTGTTCCAACACATGGTTACTTTTTTCTATCTCATTGATTTCTGCATCGGAGATCTCCATCTTTGTCAACTCTTCGAACAACAGAGGGAAATTGTTGACAATGCGTTGGAAGTACTCAATTGTGGCATCAAAGTCCTTTGTTCCACTATAATGTTTGGCAATCAACGATGCAATCTTGATATCCAAATCCTCCAGCTCCTCCTCGGTTGGTTCATAATCAAGGGATTGCGGTAGGGAGAGCCCGTATGGAAGTTTCACGTACGGAACAATGCTGTCCCAGTGTTCACCATCctttttgaaagtgagTTCCAAGGGGAAATCTACTTCAAGAGGAGTTGCCTCCCGATAGGAGCAAGTGGGTCTCCAAACAAACCTTATCTTACCGGACCCAATTGCCTCGGCAAACAAATTTCGGTTGAACTCTCTAAATGCTTGCGATGAGGGGCACCCAAAGAAAGTAATCAACGGGGCCGCCGCGTTCCATCCAATCACCACATCGAACCGCGAGTTCAAAATGTCAGTATCAGGTACCGCTGTCTGCCTCTTCAGATCCTTCGATTTCATATAAAAGACGTCATCAGGTTTACTGTACACATCACCATTCAACACAAAGTAATTTTCATCGGTAAGACCGGTCGCCTGATCTAGTGGGAACCCCATAGGATACAGATGGTAGTATTTATCGAAAAGAGGAGCCCAGTTGGCGCCATCCCCGGCGGTAGTACTCAGCGATTCCAGCACGGATTCAAATATTccagcaccaccagcaTCATCTGCATCATCCCTATCCTCCGCTGAGTCCAGCCCAGTGATTGTAGGGTACAATCCTGCGAGAATCACCTTGTCGACGCCAATGTGCACGAGAATCGAGTATATCCGGACCGCCTCTTGGGCCCCAAGAGTCAATCCTTCGCCATATTCAACCTGAACTGCCCACAAACACGCAGCCAAGTGCAACACATTTAAAATGAACCGGCAACAACCCATTGGCGAGCTTCAAACACCTTACCTTTTGCTTTAATCTTCCAACGACTCGAtattttgttcattttgaagaaaagctgaaaattttttttacttcttTCCAACGCCATCGCGTTATCGCTTCGACTGTTCGATGCAGAGGAGACAAACGAAGTAGCGACGTCGTTGATCTGTTTACGTACTCGAGGAATAGTGTGTTCTGTTCCCTGTTTAGTTACCCAGAGACTGTGCAAATTTCACCTGCCCAGCAGCGCTAGATCACCACCTTTACGGGAAAACAGAATGACTATTGGCGATAAAGAGAAGTGGACGGCTAAGAACGTCCGTAACACGTTCATGGACTACTTCAAGCAGAGAGAGCACACTTTTGTGCACTCCTCGCCAGTGGTCCCCTTCGATGACCCAACTTTGCTGTTTGCGAACGCTGGTATGAATCAGTACAAGCCCATTTTCCAAGGTACGGTAGACCCATCCTCCGATTTCTACACGTTGAAGCGTGCGTACAACTCGCAAAAGTGTGTCAGAGCCGGTGGTAAACACAACGATTTGGAGGATGTAGGGAAGGACTCCTACCATCACACTTTCTTCGAGATGTTGGGTAACTGGTCCTTCGGTGATTATTTCAAGAAGGAGGCCATCCAGTTTGCGTGGGAACTGCTGACAGTTGTCTACGGTATTCCAAGCGACAGACTGTACGTGACGTATTTTGAAGGTGACTCGAAGCTCGGGTTGCAGCCGGATGAGGAGGCTCGCCAGTTGTGGAGAGACGTCGGTGTGTTGGACGACCATATCCTACCAGGTAACGCTAAGGACAACTTTTGGGAGATGGGTGAGCAAGGTCCCTGTGGTCCATGTTCCGAGGTCCATTACGACAGGATCGGTGGGAGAAACGCTGCGTCTTTGGTTAACATGGACGACCCAGACGTGCTAGAGGTCTGGAATCTGGTTTTCATGCAGTTCAACAGAGAGCAGGACGGCTCGTTGAAGTCTCTTCCAGCCAAGCACATAGATACCGGTATGGGGTTTGAAAGATTGGTGTCCGTCTTGCAAGACGTTAGATCGAACTACGACACCGACGTGTTCATCCCATTGTTCAAGCGTATCCAAGAGATCACAAACGCGAGACCTTACGCTGGTAAGTTTTCTGAGGAGGACGCAGACGGTGTCGACACCGCCTACAGAGTCTTGGCAGACCATGTCCGTACTCTGATGTTTGCTCTTGCTGACGGTGGTGTCCCCAACAACGAAGGTAGAGGTTACGTGCTGAGACGTATCCTGAGAAGAGGCGCACGTTACGCACGTAAATACATGAACTACCCAATTGggaacttcttctccacGTTGGCTCCAACTTTGATTGAACAAGTTAAGGATATCTTCCCGGAGTTGGCCAAGGACCCATCTTTCCTTTTCGAAATCttggatgaggaggaggctTCATTCGCCAAGACTCTGGACAGAGGTGAAAGACTGTTTGAGAAGTACGCTGCCACAGCTGCTGAGAACTCTACCAAAACTTTGGATGGTAAGCAAGTGTGGAGGCTTTACGACACCTACGGGTTCCCAGTCGATCTAACTGAGCTGATGGCCGAGGAGAAGGGCCTGAAGATCGATGGTCCAGGATTTGAGAAGGCCAAGCAGGAGTCCTACGAGGCCTCGAAGAGAGGCGGGAAGAAGGATGACACCTCTTTGATTAAACTAAACGTTCACGAACTGAGCGAGCTAAACAATGAGAACGTCCCCAAGACTGACGACAGTGCTAAGTACGGGTTCGAAAATATCGATGCTaagattttgaagttgcACGATGGTACCGCATTTGTTGACGAAATCACGGAAACGGACAAGAAGTATGGTATGATCTTGGACAAGAGTTGTTTCTACGCTGAGCAAGGTGGTCAAGAATACGACACCGGTAAGATTGTCATTGACGATGTTGCTGAGTTTAATGTGGAAAACGTTCAATTGTACAATGGGTTTGTGTTCCACACTGGTTCCTTGAAAGAGGGTAAACTTTCCGTCGGCGACAAAGTCATTGCATCCTACGATGAGCTACGTCGTTTCCCAATCAAGAACAATCACACTGGTACCCATATTTTGAACTTTGCACTGCGCCAAGTCATCGGTAAGGAGGTCGACCAGAAGGGTTCTCTTGTAGCACCTGAGAAGTTGAGATTTGACTTCTCGCACAAGAAGGCGCTCTCCCTTGATGAGGTACGCTCCGTGGAGAACGTGTGTAACGAGCAGATTAAGGAGAGCTTGTCTGTTTACTACAAGGACGTACCATTGGAACAGGCCAAGGCGATCTCCTCTGTGCGTGCTGTGTTTGGTGAGACGTACCCGGACCCTGTCCGTGTTGTATCGATTGGGAAACCCGTTGACGAATTGTTGGCGGATCCAGCCAATGAAGAATGGAACAAGTACTCTGTCGAGTTCTGCGGTGGTACGCACGTGGTAAAGACTTCTGACATCAAGTTCCTTGTGATCTTGGAGGAGAACGGTATCGCAAAGGGTATCCGGAGAATTGTGGCTGTCACTGGTACGGAAGCGTTTGAGGCACAAAGGGTTGCTCAAGAGTTTGACTCGCAATTGGTGGCCACTGAGAAGATGTTCTTCTCTGctgaaaaggagaagaagttaAAGGAGCTTGGTGTCCAGTTAGGCCAGCTTTCCGTTTCTGTGATTGACAAGCAcgagttgaaggaaaaattcaacaagatCGACAAGGCGGTGCGTGATGAGGTTAAGTCGAGAGCAAAGAAGGAGATCAAGCAGACTTTGGATGACGTGAAGAGCTACTTCACCGAGAACGGCGAGTCCACGTTTTTGGTGAAGCACATTTCGATCCCAGTGAACGCGAAGGCGATCACCGAGTCCGTAAACTACTTGAAGAGTTCCGACAAGGACAAGTCCATTTATTTATTCACCGGTAACGACGACAACGGCAAGATTGCGCACGGCTGTTACATCTCTGATGCTGCGATTGCCAAGGGTGTCGACGGTTCTGCATTGGCGAAGCAAGTGTCCGGTATCATTGGCGGGAAAGCCGGTGGTAAGGGTAACGTGTTCCAGGGGATGGGGGACAAGCCATCCGATGTTGCCAAAGCTATTGCTGAAGTTGAACAGGCTTTGAAGACAAAGTTGAGTTTATAAAAGTGAGAGAGTGTGTGTATGATGATGTAGAATAGTATGATAGTTTTTCTTTGTGCTAGAGTATATGCAGTGATGCTACTTCTTGTCGTCCATGAGCCATTTCCAAATGTAGTCTCTTTCGGATCCCGAGGATGGTTTCCTTGTAGACTGTGGCCCTCTCCATATGCGCCTGAGTGCCGCTGAGAATTTCTGCGGGAGTGTTGGTTGCGGGACGACTACTGGTGGCCCCTGTGACGTCCTTTTTATGGATCGCACAGCTGTATCTGGTCTTCTCTTGAGCATTGAGAGTTTCGTGACGTCTCtcaacgatttgaagttAGTTCTTGTGATCCATAGTCCCGCGGCGAGCGAGAGGACCACTACGGCGTTGAACCCTACAACTGACTCCTCGATAAAATTCTTGAGGTTCATCCCGTAGAATGCCGGGAGTAAAGTGGCGACCGTGACCCCCAGAGTGTAGATGGTGACTTTGAGTTCTAGTAGCATGAGTGAGTTTCTGTTTGCGTCTAGGATGATGTTGACGATCTCTTCTGTGGACTTGATGTCCTCTATGAGGGACATCGCCTGCTGTACGAACTCGTCGCACTGTGTGTAGTAGTTCTCTATAAGCATCTCCAATTCGGCGAAGTCATCCCCCTCGCGCCTCGTGGGCGCGAGGTACATAGCTGCGAGGTCCTCGTCACTCTCTAGCAGTTCGTCGAGGACCTCCCTGATGAGAAACGCACGCTGGTAAAACGCGGTGAGGCTCTTGGATTTGACGAGCAAGTCTCGAAGCTTGTCCCTGTTGACCTCGTTCTCCAGTTGGAAGAGGATCTGCTTACAGACGCTGGCCTGCTTCTTGAACTCTGTCTCCAGAGTGGACATGACATTGATGAGGATGCACTCCAGAGCTCTGTGTTCGTACGGTTGTGCCGGTGCGGGCGCCGGCTGCTGTTGCATctgctgtggtggtggaCGCAGTTTGGACTCCAGGTCGTAGATGAGCACCCCCAAGAGCAGAGCACTGTTCCTATCTGCCGTGTCGAACACAAACACTCTGTCCTGTTCGATGAGCGCCTTGATATGGAGTAAGTTGACGACTATGCAGTTGCGTTTGGTCATTATCGTTGGGATGACCTCGACGTTTGACGAGTCCAGTTTGCGAAGGTCTCTAGGGTACAAGCTGTGTTCCCTGAGGAACTGCCATTTGGGGAACTTCTGGGACACAGCGACGACGTGCCCTACTGCGTTGAACACGGAACAGGACACCTGTGAGTCCGTAGGTTTGATCGGTTGTAACGAGagcagttgctgctggATCGGTTTGAGCGAGGGCAACCCAGCGAGCCCGCGGCGCAGACGTACACGTACCCGTTCTCGCAGCAACCCACTGCAACGACGAGAGCAGTGTGACCACATTCAATTGGTGTTTGTGGTCCAGTGTGAGTGTAACAGTTGTTCAAGGTGCAGTTGGTTGTTGCTTCAGGTTATAAaactactactactactactagTACGTACGTACGTAAGTAACGTTAGTCTGCAGGGCATTCGGGACACTCAGTCGAAGAACTTTCTTGTCTTGGAGATGCCGAACAGTTCGAGACGGATCGCTGGGAGCGCCTCCTGGGATAGCAGGACGAGTCTCTCGTCGAGGGTGTTGTCGAGAGTGACCTTCCCGCGCGGGTCCGAGACGAGGACACCTCCGAGGGCGTCCCCTGGGAGACAGTGTTCCCCAGGCTTGCTCAGCGTGGTGATCTCGACGGGCCCGCCCGTCTCTTGCTCGTACTCGCTGGCGAGTTCCTTAGCAAGGGACTCTACGAGCGGGATATCCTGTTCCCTGCAACGTAACACGACTTGCGGCTCAAGCAACCGCAACAGGGACTCCCTGATAAGCCCTCTCATTACACGCTTGTACTCCGCAGCGTCACCCTGCAACTTCTTCGCAAGAGACTGTCTTGCCTCAGCGAAGATATCAGCTAGTGCGGTGTCTCTCTCGGCCAACACCTTGAGCCGCATCCGGTTCGCGACTGTGGACTTACCAATCTGCTGCTTGAGAGCGGCGGCCTTGAGCCGTGCCGCGTAGTTAGCATCCAAAGATGCGGTCTCCTGGCGCACGACGGCAGTCTTCTCGATCTCGTACTCTTGGTCCGCCTTCAACTGGATCTCCCGGGCCTTCTCCTGCGCCTCCTTCAGGATGAACTGCTGCATCTTGTGCAGCTCATCGTTGACCTGGTTCGGTGTGAGCGACGTGATCACTGAGGACATGCTGGGTGGGtgtgttgttcttgttcttgttcttgttgtagttgttgctgtcgtTGCAACGAATTCAGAATTGAATAAAATGAAGATAACACTATACTATACTGCACTATACTGTAGGGTAGTGTGGTGTAATCCTGTCCTacaccactactactactagTTCCAGGGTGAATTGCTCACACTAGTGTTGTGCAGTAGTGTCAGAGCGTTTTGGTATACTGTGTTATACTATACTATACTGTACTATGCTATACTGTAGGGTAAACCTGTAGTATAGCATAGTGCTACGACGTAGATGCTTCTACACTGCTACGCTGCTATGCTGCAGTCAGTTGGGAGTACCTGAACCGACGAG contains:
- the ALA1 gene encoding alanine--tRNA ligase (similar to Saccharomyces cerevisiae ALA1 (YOR335C); ancestral locus Anc_7.58); protein product: MTIGDKEKWTAKNVRNTFMDYFKQREHTFVHSSPVVPFDDPTLLFANAGMNQYKPIFQGTVDPSSDFYTLKRAYNSQKCVRAGGKHNDLEDVGKDSYHHTFFEMLGNWSFGDYFKKEAIQFAWELLTVVYGIPSDRLYVTYFEGDSKLGLQPDEEARQLWRDVGVLDDHILPGNAKDNFWEMGEQGPCGPCSEVHYDRIGGRNAASLVNMDDPDVLEVWNLVFMQFNREQDGSLKSLPAKHIDTGMGFERLVSVLQDVRSNYDTDVFIPLFKRIQEITNARPYAGKFSEEDADGVDTAYRVLADHVRTLMFALADGGVPNNEGRGYVLRRILRRGARYARKYMNYPIGNFFSTLAPTLIEQVKDIFPELAKDPSFLFEILDEEEASFAKTLDRGERLFEKYAATAAENSTKTLDGKQVWRLYDTYGFPVDLTELMAEEKGLKIDGPGFEKAKQESYEASKRGGKKDDTSLIKLNVHELSELNNENVPKTDDSAKYGFENIDAKILKLHDGTAFVDEITETDKKYGMILDKSCFYAEQGGQEYDTGKIVIDDVAEFNVENVQLYNGFVFHTGSLKEGKLSVGDKVIASYDELRRFPIKNNHTGTHILNFALRQVIGKEVDQKGSLVAPEKLRFDFSHKKALSLDEVRSVENVCNEQIKESLSVYYKDVPLEQAKAISSVRAVFGETYPDPVRVVSIGKPVDELLADPANEEWNKYSVEFCGGTHVVKTSDIKFLVILEENGIAKGIRRIVAVTGTEAFEAQRVAQEFDSQLVATEKMFFSAEKEKKLKELGVQLGQLSVSVIDKHELKEKFNKIDKAVRDEVKSRAKKEIKQTLDDVKSYFTENGESTFLVKHISIPVNAKAITESVNYLKSSDKDKSIYLFTGNDDNGKIAHGCYISDAAIAKGVDGSALAKQVSGIIGGKAGGKGNVFQGMGDKPSDVAKAIAEVEQALKTKLSL
- the VMA4 gene encoding H(+)-transporting V1 sector ATPase subunit E (similar to Saccharomyces cerevisiae VMA4 (YOR332W); ancestral locus Anc_7.63); protein product: MSSVITSLTPNQVNDELHKMQQFILKEAQEKAREIQLKADQEYEIEKTAVVRQETASLDANYAARLKAAALKQQIGKSTVANRMRLKVLAERDTALADIFAEARQSLAKKLQGDAAEYKRVMRGLIRESLLRLLEPQVVLRCREQDIPLVESLAKELASEYEQETGGPVEITTLSKPGEHCLPGDALGGVLVSDPRGKVTLDNTLDERLVLLSQEALPAIRLELFGISKTRKFFD
- the MRS2 gene encoding Mrs2p (similar to Saccharomyces cerevisiae MRS2 (YOR334W); ancestral locus Anc_7.62), whose translation is MWSHCSRRCSGLLRERVRVRLRRGLAGLPSLKPIQQQLLSLQPIKPTDSQVSCSVFNAVGHVVAVSQKFPKWQFLREHSLYPRDLRKLDSSNVEVIPTIMTKRNCIVVNLLHIKALIEQDRVFVFDTADRNSALLLGVLIYDLESKLRPPPQQMQQQPAPAPAQPYEHRALECILINVMSTLETEFKKQASVCKQILFQLENEVNRDKLRDLLVKSKSLTAFYQRAFLIREVLDELLESDEDLAAMYLAPTRREGDDFAELEMLIENYYTQCDEFVQQAMSLIEDIKSTEEIVNIILDANRNSLMLLELKVTIYTLGVTVATLLPAFYGMNLKNFIEESVVGFNAVVVLSLAAGLWITRTNFKSLRDVTKLSMLKRRPDTAVRSIKRTSQGPPVVVPQPTLPQKFSAALRRIWRGPQSTRKPSSGSERDYIWKWLMDDKK